A part of Methanomassiliicoccales archaeon genomic DNA contains:
- a CDS encoding V-type ATP synthase subunit F — MDVAVLGNEEFVIGFRLGGVKRTYIPAPDMYEKTILELIADPSIGVLAIDSNDIDKLSPTARKKVMESIAPVVVMVGRKEGDLREKVKRAIGVDLYKT; from the coding sequence ATGGACGTAGCGGTACTAGGAAACGAGGAGTTCGTCATCGGCTTCCGCCTAGGCGGCGTGAAGAGGACGTACATTCCGGCCCCGGACATGTACGAAAAGACGATATTGGAGCTCATCGCCGACCCGTCCATCGGTGTGTTGGCGATCGATTCAAATGACATTGACAAGCTGAGCCCGACGGCCAGAAAGAAGGTGATGGAGAGCATCGCCCCGGTGGTCGTCATGGTGGGCAGGAAAGAAGGCGACCTTCGCGAGAAGGTCAAGAGGGCAATTGGCGTTGATCTATACAAGACATGA
- the ahaC gene encoding ATP synthase A1 subunit C: protein MALLWGRNKGNYSYACARVKAKKSLLLTKDNYPKLLMMDLNEIGRFLGETQYEVEMAELASKYDGVNLIELGTARNLARVNRQIISFCTGDLKETVEKYLGRWDYWNIKTLLRGKFSGATKEEVQEELIPSGKLSEEYLNHLYSLDTINDILEDIRKRANIVLPDDVRSAFETSGTLGPIEDYLDKLYYQDLIGQLEKGSKADRMLLSFVRKEIDNVNILTLLKLKRDKVPVDKVGTYFIDGGQELPVKELIRLASTETMDQMISEMNKLSFYEDIKEELETVKQKGSLTEVGLALRKIQAKQSERFGHVYPLSVLPIIDYMIRKKIEVDNIRVIARGKQSGLDVEQIKKLLVV, encoded by the coding sequence ATGGCGCTATTGTGGGGTAGGAACAAAGGTAACTATTCATATGCCTGCGCAAGGGTAAAGGCCAAAAAGAGCTTGTTGCTCACAAAGGACAACTACCCCAAGCTCCTGATGATGGACCTGAACGAGATCGGACGTTTCCTTGGAGAGACGCAGTACGAAGTAGAGATGGCCGAACTGGCATCGAAATATGACGGCGTCAACCTTATCGAGCTCGGCACGGCGAGGAACCTCGCAAGGGTCAACAGACAGATCATATCGTTCTGCACCGGCGATCTGAAGGAGACGGTCGAGAAGTACCTCGGCAGGTGGGATTATTGGAACATAAAGACCCTGCTGAGGGGTAAGTTCTCAGGGGCGACCAAGGAAGAGGTACAGGAAGAGCTCATCCCTTCAGGCAAGCTCTCTGAAGAGTACTTGAACCACCTCTACTCCCTTGATACCATCAACGACATCTTGGAGGACATAAGGAAGAGGGCCAACATCGTCCTTCCTGATGATGTGAGGTCGGCGTTCGAGACGAGCGGCACGTTGGGGCCGATCGAGGATTACTTGGATAAATTGTACTACCAGGACCTGATCGGACAGCTCGAGAAGGGTTCAAAGGCCGACAGGATGCTCCTCAGTTTCGTGAGGAAGGAGATAGACAACGTCAACATATTGACGTTATTGAAGCTCAAGCGCGACAAGGTCCCGGTGGACAAGGTAGGAACATACTTCATTGACGGCGGCCAAGAGCTTCCTGTCAAAGAGCTCATAAGGCTGGCATCCACCGAGACGATGGACCAGATGATCTCTGAGATGAACAAGCTCTCGTTCTACGAAGATATAAAAGAAGAACTGGAGACAGTGAAGCAGAAAGGGTCGCTCACAGAGGTCGGCCTGGCCTTGAGGAAGATACAGGCGAAACAGTCGGAGAGGTTCGGGCACGTGTACCCCCTCTCCGTGCTTCCGATAATCGATTACATGATAAGAAAGAAGATCGAGGTCGACAACATCCGGGTCATCGCTCGCGGCAAGCAGAGCGGGCTGGACGTCGAGCAGATAAAGAAACTGCTGGTGGTCTAA
- a CDS encoding V-type ATP synthase subunit K → MADLGLIAIGAGIAVGLTGLASAIAESSIGAAAVGAMAENEKLFGKGLILTVIPETIVIFGLVVSVLLWIKME, encoded by the coding sequence ATGGCAGACTTGGGATTGATAGCAATCGGAGCGGGAATAGCGGTCGGACTAACTGGTTTGGCATCGGCCATTGCCGAGTCCTCCATCGGTGCCGCGGCGGTCGGCGCCATGGCCGAGAACGAGAAGCTCTTCGGTAAGGGCCTGATCCTGACAGTTATCCCTGAGACCATCGTCATCTTTGGACTGGTCGTCTCCGTTCTGCTCTGGATCAAGATGGAGTGA
- a CDS encoding V-type ATP synthase subunit I, translated as MLIPEEMSRIIIVGSKESMKKTIEVLYKSESIHVIDFPADEQGFSLGSPLPESSEASKKLLKLRALEKDLGLTNGPVKGTVPVSKIKAELEMSMEELDKELGAVIEAKAKAAARLNELQIEKKSLEPFVKIELPLELYKGYYTIGVIAGHVNGDPTSDIKKVSPDAEVFASKDGKNFAIFYPLKDANAVQDILVKKGFVEVQIPSGKGMPSDRVKEIDEEILKLQASLEESTKKLDEIREKFGLTVAAADEQLSIEVQVAETPLRFGTTPHAFIIDGWVPTADVDKLRRALEEGVGDKVFLDVLETAKRFEGHAHDTGHIQLIDYGKKDETPSKQSNNRTVKKFEFLTEMISTPKYNEIDPSFVLAITFPLFFGLMVGDVGYGIAFASLGALGLKKCRSPEWRTIATMLFFGGIWAIIIGYFMFGEALGMHFEPMGDELTWSTLLHTNIDMPFISEPFSKLHDVKILLFISLMIGFAHLAMGFGIGFYNKTIRYGLKHAVMEKFSWLLILIGGWFLLIYIIDMLVAPLDSWGFPLLDMYLYISLAMIIPGVVMAYLGEGGGALLELPGLMSNVMSYTRLTAIGMSKAGLAFAFNTLAFEIIIDVTKEVDIVFAIVALAVFIVGQLMVFILGIISAGMHSIRLHYVELFQKFYEGGGVKFDPLRIVRKITTEKAGE; from the coding sequence ATGTTGATCCCGGAAGAGATGAGCAGGATAATCATCGTCGGTTCAAAAGAAAGCATGAAAAAGACGATAGAGGTCCTGTATAAGAGCGAATCAATTCACGTCATAGATTTTCCTGCGGATGAACAGGGCTTCTCTCTCGGTTCACCATTGCCCGAGTCCTCAGAGGCCTCCAAGAAGCTGCTCAAGCTCCGCGCCCTGGAGAAGGACCTAGGGCTCACCAACGGTCCGGTCAAGGGTACCGTCCCGGTCAGCAAGATCAAGGCGGAGCTTGAGATGTCGATGGAGGAGCTGGACAAGGAGCTCGGAGCGGTCATCGAGGCAAAAGCAAAGGCCGCGGCAAGGCTCAACGAGCTCCAGATCGAGAAAAAGTCCCTTGAACCATTTGTCAAGATCGAGCTCCCCTTAGAACTTTATAAAGGATATTACACGATAGGGGTCATCGCAGGCCATGTCAATGGGGACCCCACCTCCGACATCAAGAAGGTTTCCCCAGACGCGGAGGTCTTCGCCTCCAAGGATGGGAAGAACTTTGCCATCTTCTATCCGCTCAAGGATGCCAACGCGGTCCAGGACATACTAGTTAAAAAAGGGTTCGTGGAGGTCCAGATCCCTTCAGGCAAAGGGATGCCTTCTGACAGGGTCAAGGAGATCGACGAGGAGATCCTCAAGCTCCAAGCATCGCTCGAGGAATCGACCAAGAAGCTCGACGAGATCCGAGAGAAGTTCGGATTGACGGTCGCAGCGGCCGATGAGCAGCTGAGCATAGAGGTCCAGGTGGCAGAGACCCCCTTGCGTTTTGGGACCACCCCCCATGCCTTCATCATCGATGGGTGGGTACCGACCGCCGATGTGGACAAACTAAGAAGAGCACTTGAGGAAGGGGTGGGGGACAAGGTCTTTTTGGATGTTCTGGAGACCGCCAAGAGGTTCGAAGGCCATGCTCACGACACTGGCCACATCCAACTGATCGATTATGGAAAGAAGGACGAGACGCCCTCCAAGCAATCGAACAACAGAACGGTGAAGAAGTTCGAGTTCCTGACCGAGATGATCTCAACGCCTAAGTATAATGAGATAGACCCCTCGTTCGTACTGGCCATTACCTTCCCTCTCTTCTTTGGTCTGATGGTGGGCGATGTCGGTTATGGTATAGCATTCGCTAGCCTGGGCGCCCTCGGTCTCAAGAAGTGCAGGTCCCCGGAATGGAGGACGATCGCCACGATGCTGTTCTTCGGGGGCATATGGGCGATCATTATAGGTTATTTCATGTTCGGTGAAGCGCTCGGTATGCACTTCGAGCCCATGGGAGACGAGCTCACATGGTCCACCTTGTTGCACACGAACATAGACATGCCGTTCATATCTGAGCCGTTCAGCAAACTTCACGATGTGAAGATCCTGCTGTTCATCTCCTTGATGATTGGGTTCGCGCATCTTGCCATGGGCTTTGGCATCGGATTTTACAACAAGACCATAAGGTACGGTCTCAAGCACGCGGTCATGGAGAAATTCTCTTGGCTTCTGATCCTCATAGGCGGATGGTTCCTTCTCATCTATATCATCGATATGCTGGTGGCCCCATTGGATTCTTGGGGATTCCCGCTGTTGGACATGTATCTCTACATATCTTTGGCAATGATCATACCGGGCGTGGTAATGGCTTACCTGGGCGAAGGGGGCGGGGCCCTCCTTGAGCTTCCTGGGCTGATGTCCAATGTCATGTCCTATACACGTCTTACTGCGATAGGGATGTCAAAGGCTGGCCTGGCATTCGCCTTCAACACACTGGCCTTTGAGATAATCATAGACGTCACAAAAGAAGTGGACATCGTTTTTGCGATAGTTGCATTGGCAGTGTTCATCGTCGGACAGCTGATGGTGTTCATCCTTGGGATAATATCCGCGGGCATGCACAGCATCAGGTTGCATTACGTTGAGCTCTTCCAGAAGTTCTACGAGGGCGGGGGGGTCAAGTTCGACCCGTTACGCATCGTGAGAAAGATAACAACCGAAAAAGCAGGTGAGTAA
- a CDS encoding cytidine/deoxycytidylate deaminase family protein, whose translation MDRPDNDTYFMRMADLVSTRSTCLRRKVGAVIVKEKRVLSTGYNGAPKGLRHCEEVGCVRLNNNIESGTRHELCRGVHAEQNAVIQAAYFGVSIKDGTIYTTTYPCVMCTKILLNAGIAEIVFKDDYIDPLSRDILAETNVKVRRCDLKN comes from the coding sequence ATGGACAGACCCGATAACGATACCTATTTCATGCGCATGGCCGACCTGGTCAGCACTCGTTCGACCTGCCTGAGGAGGAAGGTCGGTGCGGTCATCGTCAAAGAGAAGAGGGTGCTCAGCACAGGATACAACGGGGCCCCTAAGGGCCTTAGACATTGTGAAGAGGTGGGGTGCGTCAGGCTCAACAACAACATCGAATCCGGCACAAGACACGAGCTCTGCCGCGGCGTTCATGCCGAGCAGAACGCCGTGATCCAGGCCGCCTACTTCGGAGTGAGCATCAAGGACGGTACGATATACACCACCACATATCCCTGTGTGATGTGCACCAAGATACTTCTGAACGCCGGCATAGCTGAAATAGTCTTCAAGGACGACTACATCGACCCGCTCTCACGGGACATCCTCGCGGAGACCAACGTGAAGGTCAGAAGATGCGACCTTAAAAATTAA
- a CDS encoding S26 family signal peptidase, with protein sequence MVTAKKVWDEVRSFVITIAVFLIIIGALFLYSGIWPPFVVVESGSMQHSDDRSKIGIMDTGDLILVRELGEDGGIVTYVEGYSTGYRTFGDYGDVVMYKRDGTDRFTPVIHRAIVLLEFNSTSGSYDVPSLANLPNEKWSHDGASDGRWWDLDGTLYIYGVGYKKETLEIHLDDLLSYGRGGYITKGDHNDVIDQNPQAPISTGPVLEEWVIGTAKAELPWFGLIKLWFSGQYRPYGPGVPDNSWTALFLTIALMVLVPIAVEVGDVLLKRRGIDVVARIRSKVPWTKKRPKRP encoded by the coding sequence ATGGTGACCGCAAAGAAGGTTTGGGACGAGGTCAGGTCCTTCGTCATCACGATCGCCGTTTTCCTCATCATCATAGGGGCCCTGTTCCTCTACAGCGGGATATGGCCTCCGTTCGTGGTGGTCGAATCGGGCAGCATGCAGCATTCCGACGACAGGAGCAAAATTGGAATCATGGACACTGGAGACCTGATACTTGTCAGGGAGCTCGGCGAGGATGGTGGCATCGTCACTTATGTGGAAGGATATTCCACTGGATACCGCACCTTCGGCGATTATGGGGACGTCGTCATGTACAAGCGGGATGGCACCGACCGCTTCACCCCGGTCATCCATAGGGCCATAGTACTTCTCGAGTTCAATTCGACGTCGGGAAGCTACGATGTTCCTTCCTTGGCCAATCTCCCGAATGAAAAATGGTCCCACGATGGTGCATCAGATGGAAGATGGTGGGACCTTGACGGCACGTTGTACATCTATGGCGTTGGTTACAAAAAAGAGACCTTGGAGATCCATCTTGACGACCTTCTATCTTATGGCCGAGGTGGTTACATCACCAAGGGCGACCACAATGATGTCATCGACCAGAACCCTCAGGCCCCCATCTCCACGGGGCCTGTCCTGGAAGAGTGGGTCATCGGGACCGCCAAGGCGGAGCTTCCTTGGTTCGGGCTGATCAAGCTATGGTTCTCTGGACAATATAGACCATATGGACCGGGGGTGCCCGATAATAGCTGGACGGCGTTGTTCCTGACCATAGCCCTCATGGTCCTAGTGCCGATCGCCGTTGAGGTTGGGGACGTGCTTTTGAAGCGGAGGGGGATAGACGTCGTTGCCAGGATAAGGTCAAAGGTGCCCTGGACTAAAAAGAGGCCGAAGAGGCCCTGA
- a CDS encoding ORC1-type DNA replication protein — protein MEPNIFQAHLDRKQIFKKSNREILRPSYIPGELPHRKEQINSLASVLVPALKGERPSNILIFGKTGTGKTACVKYIGNEIKKADADKGQVTFIYMNCEVVDTPYGVLQNIGNQFIQDFEQRIPFTGLSITQVYQMLRDNLDEQRRVIIIALDEIDKLVYKSGDDVLYHLSKINDDLKNARVTVIGISNDLLFTDLLDPRVKSRLEGEKMVFPPYNAEQLQDILRQRAALAFDDNVLEEGVIPLCAALAAQEHGDARKALDLLRISGEIAEREGSERISDVHVLKAKNKMELDCVSEAVRTLPTQSKLVLMCIILNEEKGNERLTTGEVYETYRDMARHLGMVQLTQRRITDLISELDMMGIIHAKVKSFGRGGRTKEIDLSVSLSETKKVLEEDDIFQELKQYKPKNQTTLI, from the coding sequence ATGGAACCAAATATATTCCAGGCACACCTGGACAGGAAGCAGATATTCAAGAAGAGCAACCGAGAGATTCTGAGGCCATCCTATATACCTGGTGAGCTGCCGCATAGAAAGGAGCAGATAAACTCGCTTGCATCTGTGCTTGTTCCGGCTTTGAAGGGAGAGAGACCCTCTAATATTCTGATCTTTGGAAAGACCGGCACAGGAAAGACCGCCTGCGTGAAATACATCGGGAACGAGATAAAGAAGGCCGATGCGGACAAGGGCCAGGTCACATTCATATATATGAACTGTGAGGTGGTCGATACACCATATGGCGTTCTGCAGAACATCGGCAACCAGTTCATCCAGGACTTCGAGCAGCGGATACCTTTCACAGGATTGAGCATAACGCAGGTCTACCAGATGCTGAGAGACAACCTCGATGAGCAGAGGAGAGTGATAATAATCGCACTTGACGAGATCGATAAGCTCGTCTATAAGAGCGGCGACGACGTCCTCTATCATCTATCGAAGATCAATGATGACCTGAAGAACGCAAGGGTGACAGTAATAGGGATCTCGAACGACCTTCTTTTCACAGACCTTCTTGACCCCCGAGTTAAAAGCCGTTTGGAGGGGGAGAAGATGGTATTCCCCCCGTATAACGCAGAACAGCTTCAGGACATCTTAAGGCAAAGGGCCGCTCTGGCATTCGACGACAACGTCCTTGAGGAGGGGGTCATACCCTTGTGCGCGGCTTTGGCCGCCCAAGAGCACGGCGATGCAAGAAAAGCGCTAGACCTGCTGAGGATCTCTGGGGAGATCGCCGAAAGGGAAGGATCTGAAAGGATATCAGACGTGCATGTCCTGAAGGCCAAGAACAAGATGGAGCTCGACTGCGTGTCGGAGGCGGTACGCACCTTGCCCACTCAGTCGAAGCTGGTATTGATGTGCATCATCCTCAATGAGGAGAAGGGGAACGAGAGGCTCACGACCGGGGAGGTGTATGAGACCTATCGAGATATGGCCAGGCACCTTGGGATGGTGCAGCTGACCCAGAGGCGCATAACCGACCTTATCTCAGAGCTCGATATGATGGGGATAATCCATGCGAAGGTGAAGTCGTTCGGTCGTGGCGGACGCACCAAGGAGATCGACCTGAGCGTCTCGTTGAGCGAGACAAAAAAGGTCCTGGAAGAGGATGACATCTTCCAAGAGCTGAAGCAATACAAACCGAAGAACCAGACGACATTGATCTGA
- the hflX gene encoding GTPase HflX: MEERTAILKRAALVSLDRDVDEVEELARTAGYEVVYEIVQRRKRPEPSLYIGRGKVEEIKELLAESPVEAIIINGEAKPSHHYNLESLLGVECVDRIRLILDIFKTRANNKESRLQVEKARLKYEAPLLKEWIHSAKAGEHPGFMGGGEYAIDVYYDLIKKRIKSIDRELSEMRRVSDQKRNRRERNELFIVTLTGYTNAGKSSLMRVLTKEDVLVEDRMFSTLSTTTRSLSGEDILIVDTIGFIKNLPYFMIESFRNTIEEVFYSDLVLLVIDCSDPLDDLRRKLNVSLEILLPRIDKEKIIIILNKIDKKSNKNQYFDIENLIFQSLGDVEIVRTSAKEMIGIEELKDRIQARFKRDVFISVSLPNLPNSQSNVSRIFDLCDVLSCEYSKNITIKGKCHLADVGKIEKIAKASGGRRLRGEK, translated from the coding sequence TTGGAAGAAAGGACGGCCATCCTAAAGCGGGCGGCCTTGGTCAGCTTGGACCGCGATGTCGATGAGGTAGAGGAGCTTGCTAGGACTGCTGGCTATGAGGTGGTGTACGAAATTGTGCAGAGGAGGAAGAGGCCTGAGCCTTCTCTATACATTGGGCGGGGCAAGGTCGAAGAAATAAAGGAGCTGTTGGCCGAAAGCCCTGTTGAGGCTATTATAATAAATGGAGAGGCGAAGCCGTCCCATCATTATAATCTGGAAAGTTTGCTGGGGGTGGAGTGTGTAGATAGGATAAGGTTGATCCTTGATATTTTCAAGACGAGGGCGAACAATAAAGAATCCAGACTTCAGGTTGAAAAGGCCAGATTAAAATATGAGGCCCCACTTTTGAAGGAGTGGATACATAGTGCAAAGGCCGGGGAGCACCCTGGCTTCATGGGAGGGGGTGAGTATGCCATCGATGTTTACTATGATTTGATCAAAAAGAGGATCAAGAGCATCGACCGAGAGCTATCAGAGATGAGGAGGGTCTCAGATCAAAAGAGGAATAGAAGGGAAAGGAATGAACTTTTTATCGTCACGTTAACTGGATATACAAATGCCGGTAAATCCTCCTTGATGAGGGTGTTGACCAAAGAGGATGTTTTGGTTGAGGACAGAATGTTCTCTACTCTATCAACCACAACAAGATCCTTGAGCGGGGAGGATATCCTCATCGTTGACACTATTGGGTTCATAAAGAACCTTCCTTACTTTATGATAGAATCTTTTAGGAATACTATCGAAGAGGTCTTTTATTCTGATCTGGTGTTGCTAGTGATAGATTGCTCTGATCCGCTAGATGATCTGCGAAGGAAACTGAACGTATCTTTGGAGATTCTACTTCCAAGAATAGACAAAGAAAAGATAATTATTATATTAAATAAAATAGATAAGAAATCTAATAAAAATCAATACTTCGATATAGAGAACTTGATATTCCAATCGCTTGGTGATGTTGAGATTGTAAGAACCTCTGCAAAGGAAATGATTGGAATTGAAGAGCTTAAGGATAGGATCCAAGCAAGGTTCAAAAGGGACGTCTTTATCTCAGTATCTCTCCCAAATCTCCCAAATTCACAATCCAACGTCTCAAGGATCTTTGACCTCTGCGACGTTCTGTCGTGTGAATACTCGAAAAACATCACAATAAAAGGCAAATGCCATCTGGCAGATGTTGGAAAAATCGAGAAGATCGCTAAGGCATCAGGTGGAAGACGTCTAAGAGGAGAGAAATGA
- a CDS encoding DUF1743 domain-containing protein has translation MVADTMFVAFDDTDSTEFMCTTFLATEVIDAMREYDLIGLPRLVRLNPAVPWKTRGNAAVALRFGRGKGQAALAGMIRDTPVYCYQKMIEPAPAGEALDRCSFLLDKWSRVKEDASPGLVVTEKRPSPRLYWRAVRDIVEKEDVIKEIERIGAKRYELAGGRGVIGATAALSWRPRDRTFEVIAYRSRDRWGRPRHLTDASVLEMDRKFTSTFNNFDQCEGRRAISPHTPCPVLFGIRGDDPYVLPSAMLSLDSEPIDRWLLYLTNQGTDDHIIHNWTSLVPDRSYDVQATVVEGPRTIRGGHVVIGTLTDRGHHRLEMTAYEPSKDFREVIRQLQVGDRIRAYGELRRSPRTLNIEKLEIVALVHAYEKVSNPVCGTCGKRMQSMGTAGGYRCKKCRLKAPESAAERRKIERKIATGWYEPPVCARRHLSKPLKRCQTEHDRITL, from the coding sequence GTGGTAGCCGACACCATGTTCGTAGCGTTCGACGACACAGATTCCACGGAGTTCATGTGCACCACGTTCCTTGCGACAGAGGTCATCGATGCCATGCGGGAGTACGACCTCATCGGGCTTCCAAGGTTGGTAAGGCTCAATCCCGCGGTGCCTTGGAAGACCAGAGGGAACGCTGCCGTTGCGTTGAGGTTCGGGAGGGGAAAGGGCCAGGCAGCTCTGGCTGGGATGATAAGGGACACGCCCGTCTATTGTTACCAAAAGATGATAGAGCCCGCCCCGGCAGGTGAGGCGCTCGACAGGTGCTCTTTCCTACTTGATAAGTGGTCGAGGGTCAAGGAGGATGCCAGTCCCGGGCTCGTCGTAACTGAGAAGAGGCCCTCTCCTCGACTGTATTGGCGTGCCGTGAGGGACATCGTGGAGAAGGAGGACGTCATTAAGGAGATAGAGAGGATAGGTGCCAAGAGGTACGAGCTGGCCGGCGGGAGAGGGGTGATAGGCGCGACCGCCGCCCTGTCCTGGCGCCCTCGGGACCGCACGTTCGAGGTCATCGCCTACAGGTCCAGGGACAGGTGGGGGAGGCCAAGGCACCTTACTGACGCGTCGGTACTGGAAATGGACAGGAAGTTCACATCCACGTTCAACAACTTCGACCAATGTGAAGGCAGGAGGGCGATATCTCCCCACACGCCATGCCCTGTGCTCTTCGGGATCAGAGGTGATGACCCCTATGTGCTGCCCTCGGCGATGCTCAGCCTCGACTCGGAGCCGATAGACAGATGGCTCCTATATCTCACCAACCAAGGCACCGACGACCATATAATCCACAATTGGACGAGTTTGGTCCCCGACCGCTCATATGATGTGCAGGCGACGGTCGTAGAAGGGCCCAGGACGATCAGGGGCGGGCATGTGGTAATAGGCACGCTCACGGACCGAGGCCATCACAGGCTCGAAATGACCGCCTATGAGCCATCGAAGGACTTCAGGGAAGTTATAAGGCAGTTACAGGTGGGGGACAGGATCAGGGCCTATGGCGAGCTGAGGCGCAGCCCAAGGACCCTTAACATCGAGAAGCTCGAGATAGTCGCGCTGGTCCATGCGTACGAGAAGGTCTCGAACCCCGTCTGTGGCACATGTGGTAAGAGGATGCAGTCGATGGGCACCGCCGGGGGATACCGTTGCAAGAAATGCAGGCTCAAGGCCCCCGAGTCTGCCGCTGAAAGACGTAAGATCGAAAGGAAGATCGCCACTGGGTGGTATGAACCCCCCGTCTGCGCGAGAAGGCATCTCAGCAAACCTCTGAAGAGATGCCAGACGGAGCATGATAGGATTACGTTATGA
- a CDS encoding acetyl-CoA C-acetyltransferase: MQDVVILSAARTAIGKFAGSLKDVPAVELGALTIREAVSRAKLDPKDIQECIMGNVLQAGLGQNPARQAAVKAGLPYEIGSVTINKVCGSGLKAVMLAANSIRAGEHEVLVAGGMENMNQAPYLLREARFGYRLNDNKIVDHMVNDGLWDSFNQIHMGMTAEICAERHNVKREEADELSLQSHMKAQRATVEGRFEKEIVPYVIRSKKGDTVLKVDEGIRPDTTMEALAKLRPAFKEGGQVTAGNSSQLSDGGAALVVASRKFAEERGIRPLASIIGYHTGGTRPEWIMEAPIPTTKELLSKLKMRPEEIDLFEHNEAFAAASVAVKRAFDIPDDKFNVNGGAVALGHPIGCSGARVLTSLIYALHDRKRDLGLATLCLGGGNAVSMVVRRE; this comes from the coding sequence ATGCAGGATGTTGTGATCTTGAGCGCTGCGAGGACCGCGATAGGGAAGTTCGCGGGCAGCCTGAAGGATGTGCCGGCCGTGGAGCTCGGCGCTTTGACCATTAGAGAAGCGGTGAGCAGGGCCAAGCTTGACCCGAAGGATATTCAGGAATGCATAATGGGCAACGTGCTGCAGGCAGGTCTGGGGCAGAACCCAGCAAGGCAGGCGGCCGTGAAGGCCGGCCTTCCATACGAGATCGGGTCGGTCACCATCAACAAGGTCTGTGGTTCGGGGCTGAAGGCCGTTATGCTCGCGGCGAACTCGATCAGGGCAGGGGAGCACGAGGTCCTTGTCGCCGGCGGCATGGAGAACATGAACCAGGCCCCCTATCTTCTGAGAGAGGCGCGGTTCGGATACAGGCTCAACGACAACAAGATCGTCGACCACATGGTGAACGATGGCCTCTGGGACAGCTTCAATCAGATCCACATGGGCATGACAGCGGAGATATGCGCCGAGAGGCACAATGTAAAAAGGGAGGAGGCGGACGAGCTATCGCTCCAAAGTCACATGAAAGCCCAACGTGCGACCGTCGAAGGGCGCTTCGAGAAGGAGATCGTGCCCTACGTCATCAGGTCGAAGAAGGGCGACACCGTCCTCAAGGTCGATGAGGGCATCAGGCCAGACACGACCATGGAGGCGTTGGCCAAGCTGAGGCCCGCCTTCAAGGAAGGAGGGCAGGTCACCGCCGGTAACTCCTCGCAGCTGAGCGATGGAGGGGCCGCCCTCGTGGTGGCATCAAGAAAATTTGCCGAAGAGAGGGGCATCAGGCCTTTGGCGAGCATAATAGGTTATCACACCGGAGGTACCAGGCCCGAGTGGATCATGGAGGCCCCGATACCCACCACCAAGGAACTTCTTTCAAAGCTTAAGATGAGGCCGGAAGAGATAGACCTTTTCGAGCACAACGAGGCCTTCGCGGCGGCGTCGGTCGCGGTCAAAAGGGCGTTCGATATACCAGACGATAAGTTCAATGTGAACGGGGGGGCGGTCGCTCTGGGTCACCCCATCGGATGCAGCGGGGCCAGAGTCCTCACCTCTCTGATATACGCGCTTCACGACAGGAAGAGGGACTTAGGCCTGGCGACACTGTGCCTCGGTGGAGGGAACGCCGTATCGATGGTCGTGCGCCGTGAGTGA
- a CDS encoding LPXTG cell wall anchor domain-containing protein has translation MELQEAALIGLSLFGIILIAGMLWLLFGRRRR, from the coding sequence ATGGAGCTGCAGGAGGCCGCGCTGATCGGTCTTTCCCTTTTCGGTATCATTTTGATCGCGGGTATGCTCTGGCTTCTGTTCGGGCGCCGTAGGAGATGA